The Streptomyces sp. A2-16 sequence CCGGAGAGGCCCAGCAGATCGACCACGAGACCCGAACCCTTCTCCGCGGCCCGTAGGGCGCATACGCGCCTTCGGCCTCGCCTCGCCTCCCTTCGTCACGTTCGGAGGAGAAGTGCGAGCGGGCCGTGACCGGCCGGCACCGCACCGTTCCAGGCGGCGGGCTCCGGAGGCCGGGCCGACCTGCGGCGCCGGTCCTCCGGGTGGCCGCGGTCAGTGCCTCCCGCCCAGGATGATCTTCCAGACGCGCGTTGCCACCTGGAGATTGAGCCGGGTGTCCACGTCCGCCAGGTCGCGGTCGCTGATCTCACGGATGCGCTGCAGCCGGTAGCGCAGGGTGCTGCGGTGGACGGTCAGCGCGGCGGCCGCATCGTCGTAGTTGCCTCCGCAGTCGAAGTAGCACGAGAGCGTCTCCACCAGTTCCGTGTCGTGTTCTGCGTCGTAGTCGATCAGCCGGCCCAGCCACTCCTGCACGAAGTCTTCGAGCTCCCGGAGATCGTTGCCGGGCCCCAGGATCCGGTACAGCCCGAGGTCTTCGAAGAACGTCGTCCCGCTGCGCTGGCGGGAGTTCTGCCGCACCTCCAGGGCCCGCAGTGCCTCCTGATAGCAGCGGGGAACGCCGTCCGGGGATTCGCAGGGGGTGCTCACCCCGATCGCTCCGTCGGGCGTTCCCAGCTCATGGGCCAGCGCCGCGTGCACGGCATCGTCGTCAGGCGTCGCTTCGGTCAGCAGGACCATTCGGTCGCCGCGACGGGTGATCAGGGGCCGGGTCGCCGTGGTGGCCGTCGCCCGCTCGACGGCACGGGTGAAGGAGCTGGTCGCGCCATTGCCCGGCCAGTGCACGACGACCACGTAGTGAGTCCGTTGCAGGTCGTGGCCGACGGCTTCGGCGCGGGCGTAGGCGCTCGTCTCGTCAGTGCCCTCCAGAAGGTCGTCGATCAGCTGGCGGCGCAGCCGCACTTCGACCTCGGTGAGTTCGCGCATGTGCATGAGCTCTTGGGCGAGCGAGCGCTGGGCGTGATCCAAGGCGAACATGGTGTGCTCGTCCGCCGTCGCCTCGGGGTCCTCGATGGCGAGTACGCCGAGGACGTCGCCGCGCGGCCGTGCCAGGGCGATCA is a genomic window containing:
- a CDS encoding helix-turn-helix domain-containing protein: MACSPSQRLSSHVPDQETRHPGATAGPERRDSRPLAALDPHGLLALSHTLFTCAEQSEIVRLAMRHVSALGPYHAEAGYLATGDGLSRVPAHVAGAPTVDDAQMSELGEADGSVSLPERPWNRAFGLRGAGGLLGYIVVSSHSGPDEQGDFLLSTLVRLTSTALSLAATCASQHESAGELSRLRTERDTALRGLDAMRSTLHWQRTVDEALARVAARGGGEHAITQALYELTGLSALVEDRFGNLRSWAGPDRPDLYPVRSSTDQEEMLRQVAHEAGPVRVKDRLIALARPRGDVLGVLAIEDPEATADEHTMFALDHAQRSLAQELMHMRELTEVEVRLRRQLIDDLLEGTDETSAYARAEAVGHDLQRTHYVVVVHWPGNGATSSFTRAVERATATTATRPLITRRGDRMVLLTEATPDDDAVHAALAHELGTPDGAIGVSTPCESPDGVPRCYQEALRALEVRQNSRQRSGTTFFEDLGLYRILGPGNDLRELEDFVQEWLGRLIDYDAEHDTELVETLSCYFDCGGNYDDAAAALTVHRSTLRYRLQRIREISDRDLADVDTRLNLQVATRVWKIILGGRH